GATATCTATGGAAAAAAAGTCCCCATTGCCTCCAATAGCATCCGGCCAAGTCTCAAAAGCCTCGTGCTGACCATTTCCCAAGAGAGTTTGTTTGTTATCATGTGAGCTGGAGCCTCGTGCTGTGGGTGGAGGACACGTTTTGCCTTTGGGGTCTCCCACCGGtggctttgggttgtttgggtgttCGCAGGGAGCTGTTGAGGTGGGTTGTGAGGTCCGGAGCAGCGCAGCCTCTTTGTGCTCGGAGACAAAGCCCTGCGAGCATTGGTGCTGCAAGGGAGGGGAGGATCGGCCGCGGCTCCTCCGAACCCGCTGGAGTCACAGCTCGAAGAGCTTCTGCAGCCGAAAACGGGAAAAAACCTGACACCACCTCCAGTACATAGCTCTGTCCGCTGTCCAAATAATAACCACTAAAGGAATGCAACAAGGATATTAAAGGTGCACACGAAGGCTGCTGAAACAAAGCAGAGCACTGCGCGGTGTGGGGCTGAGGCGCTGCTGGCTTCAAAGTGCAGCAGCGCGAGGGAGCACGGATGGAAAACCCCGACAGCAAGAGCTGCCCGCCGGTGAAGCGTCTGCGTTACCGATTGCTCCGcgtttcctttcccctccccaaaTTCACTTCTCCTCCAGCGTCCCTCCAGTTACAGGAGATGATCCAAGCGTTCTGCTGGTCACTGGAAGGGTGAGGGAGAACCGGGTCAGGTCGTGTGTGCGGAGCCTGGAGCCCTCTGCCCTGCTTGGCTGCGCTCAGAGTTGAATCATCTTGGTGCAGACCGGTGGTTCAGGGCTTTTTCTGTCCTCCATCAGCACCTCTAGAAAACAGAAGTGCTGCAAAGAGATTTTTGGCTTGCCCTTGAGGTGTTTCTTCAGCAAAGCTGAGACTGTTGTTCATTGTCTTTTGTTGTCATTGGGTTTTCTGTTTAAATCTATACCCAAAAGgcagtggttgtttttgttttaaatatatacccccccccccccaagtaaTTTGTGGCTGGATTGGGTCAGTGAGAGATGCCGAGAGCAGCTGTGACAGCAAACTGTGAACTCAAGAGATACCAAGTGCGAGGGCCCAGAGTTGTTTGAGCACGCGCCCCGTGTCACGGCCAGGTTGCTGATTTGGCCTCGAGCTGTTAAATCCGCTCAGGAAGCTGCTGGGAGGGAGCTGAGGCCTTGGCTGAGTCCGTGGGACAAGGGAAGATGCCTCACCGGAGCGAGCAGGTACCGCGGATACAAAAGGTGGAGGTTCAAGGTATTGCCTTTGCTAACTGGATTCAGgttctccttccttttcttcatttttacttgAAAAATGGCTTTTGGATAATCCTGTGAAACTTCTTTCAGCACTATGTCCAGGTCTCGTGTCGCTGGTGCTGGAGAAGCATCAGCCTGTTCCCCCTCGCACCCGCACCGGCTCCTGTCGCCCTGGTCCATCCCGGCAGAGCGGAGCTGTGGGCTCCAGCCCTCACTGTCCCGGGGGCTCAGCCCTCACTGTTGGGGACTCCAGCCCTCGCTGTACTGGGGTTCAGCCCTCACTGTTGGGGGCTCCAGCCCTTGCTGTCCCGGGGGTTCAGCCCTCACTGTTGGGAGGTCCAGCCCTTGCTGTCCCGGGGGTTCAGCCCTCACTGTTGGGAGGTCCAGCCCTTGCTGTCCCGGGGGTTCAGCCCTCACTATCAGGGGTTCCAGCCCTCACTGTACCGGGGTTCCAGCCCTTGTTGTCTGATGGATTCAGCCCTCGCTGTCCTGTGGGGTTCAGCCCTCACTGTTCTAGGGGCTCCAGCCTTTGCTGTCATTGGGTTCCTGTCCTCACTGTCTGAGGCTCCAGCCCTCGTCGTCCAGCGCATTCAGCCCTCACTGTACCGGGGTTCCAGCCCTTTTTGTCTGGCAGATTCAGCCCTCGCTGTACCGGGGTTCCAGCCCTTGTTGTTCGGTGCATTCAGCCCTCGCTGTACCGGGGTTCCAGCCCTCGTTGTCCAGCACATTCAGCCCTCGCAGTCCCGTCCCGCTggccgagggagggagggaagccgCGCCGGGCACAGCGAGGTGTGTGGGCTGGTTTGCAGCCCCGATTCAGGTCAGATCAGGCTGAATTTCCAGCTGGTATTTTGGCAGCTTTTATGTTCTTCAAGCACTTTACACACAGAGCAAGCTAACCATGCCCCAGAAGCTAATGATCCTGCCAGCCGACATCCAGTGCTTAAATGGTTTTAAATCTCTTTTGGGGGGTGGAGGCAGCTTGTTTGTATCTCTTCATGTGACCTATGAATTAATGGGACTTGTGGTTATGGACAGAAAATGGAATTTCAATGCCAGTTAGTCCGATATCCTTCTCATTTCCAGCCTGTATTCCTCCTAATCCTGCACTGCCAGTACTGCAGCTTCAGCGCCATGAATTGTAAGTGGAAATCGCATTTCCATAGTCTCTGAAGCTTATGTTTTTAGTGAATGCGGGAGAATAATGCTAATTGTTTTCTTTGCCGCGCAACCAGTTATCGCAATGAAATAAGACCGGTATGGCCTCAATGCAACCTTTCAAAGTTGGTTTTCTGAAGAGAACCGCTGGTTTCATCTCTTTTTCAAGCTGTAGTGAATTCTGTGACCTGCCCTGGGTCCTCGTGCCCGGCCAGAGGGTTTGTCCTGTGACAATCTCCCATCCATGCTGGGAAAGGGACTGGTTCCTACCCATTGCCACCTTCAGCTTGAATGCACTTAAGTCTCTTCCAAGCGATGGGTCAGGGTTTCTGCACGCAGGAAGAAAAGCGGTGGGCTTGGCTCTCGGTGCCTCGCTGCCGTGACGCTTGTGCAGCGCACGCACCCGGAGCGGCCGCCGCGGGGCAGCCGGCGCTTGCCGAGGCCTCCCCGCATCCATTCTCCCTCGGCGCTGGTCCTGACGTGGGGTTCAGAGTGCGGGGCTGGTCCTGCCGTGCGGAGTTCGCGGTCGGGGTCTCGAGGGCAGCGCACACTCAATCTGTACCGCACGCTGTGCATGGAGCGCGTAGGTGATAGGGAGCTCGTAACAAACCCACGTGAGCAATCATGGCACACAGCACCTGGAGTCTTCAGGGGCGCTTAAGCAAGACTGCTGAACTCTTAATCACTCCAAAGTGGTAATCTGTTACTTTAACTCAGCTTCCACCAAAGACTCTTGTGTTGGGGAGTTgaatttttgtggtgtttgttttgttttatttttccctgacGGTGTTCAATCAAGGCCTTTCAGTGCACCGAAAGACTCCAAAGCATTTTTACAGTAATATCTTGATAGCAAAATCTTGTTCCGGTTCTAAAACACATTCCTGAAACCCGATCAGCTGCGTTGGTGTTCCTAAAAATAAGCCACAGCCTGTCGTTTCCATTGTAGGTAGGGTGGACACTGTCACACGCACCTAGAAATGCTCCCCTGGGAGGTCAGAGGGGTGATGCTGGATCCCCTGTTCCTCATCCCCACAAAGGGAGCGGTGGTTGCTGGTGGCGTGGGGAGGGACTTGCTCGGGGTGCTGGTGCGGGATGCAGTGGGTGCAGGATGCAGCGGGTGCGGGATGCAGCGGGTGTGGGATGCAGCGGGTAGGGGATGCAGCGGGTATGGGATGCAGCGGGTGCGGGATGCAGTGGTTGAGCATCACTACACAGCGAGCCTGCCAGAGAACGAAGCTCCCTCATTCCTGCGCGGGGTGGGCGGTCGGAGCTGGAGCATCCGTGGTCTCCGTGACCTGTGACAATCTGTGACAACCCATGGCGCGTGTCCCAAGAGCAGCGTTTCGTTTGCACCGCACTGTTATTTAAGGCGATCCATAGCGGTGCTGGAAGTACCTCTGCCTTGCAGATTTGATTGGAGTCAATATCGCACTCCGGGTGTGACCGTCGGTGTTTCTGGTAATCATTATGAAGAAAAGTTCAAGTTGTAAACTTATGTACATTTTATTAAAACTGTATCTGATTACAATACATTGTCTCTGCTGTGCAttccttctcccctccttgtGCAAAATGCTTTTGCTGGAGACAAAGATTCTGGGTTTTAATGAGTTCTTCCTGCCAAGGTGCTGAACTCGGTCTGTCCCTGTTTTATCTGGCAGTTGTGTTTTTGCATTATGGCTTTGAGCAGCGGATATTCCAGTTTACAGGGCAGAAACCTTCGTGTCAGAGCGGGAGCGCAGAACAAACTGAAGAGGATCCGCCATATGAGAGCAAATGGTCCGTGACCACCAAGTGCCGGCCCCtgcccagctgtgtccagctgtggGGAGCACGGGGTGTCCGGGAATAGGTTCTGACAGAGCCCCCGTGCTCTCTGTGAGCGCCAAGGGACAGCGAGCGCGGCCAGGAGTGACCGAAATGAAGGGCTGGAAGTCTGCTTGAAGAGCTTGGTTGCATTTTTAGGTTGTAGTAGTAAGAGAACAAGCAGAGGTCGGCCTAACGTAAGTGATTTTCTGGTCCAAAATGAGCAGGGCTGTGATGAGGGTGAGGAAGAGGCAGCCACGGCACGGACGCAAACTGGAACCTTCGCACAAACTGCAGTCTCATCTTGCTGAATGTGTCTCCTCCCCCCTCTCGTCCTTGTGCAACAGCCCCGAGCAGCTGCTGTCTGCAAAATCGGGAGTTTCCGCCTCAAATACATCGTGATTAAAACCCCTTAGCTCCAACTTATTCCACAGCCCACGTCAATGGAAGGTTACTCGGGAATGGGCTAAATTTGCAAATTCTTGGTGGCTTGTGAGACCTGAGGGTGTGgggtggtggtttttgtgtgttttactgGGCTCTGTGGTGAAACCCCTGTTTGTATGTGGTAACACCTGCGGTTCTTCCAGTGAAGCGACACCAGCAGCTGGGACAGGGAGACCGGGATGTGCTGCCATGGCCTCAAAAAGGACCTGGTTTTTATAAAAAAGTGTTACCTTTGGGGTGGCGCTTTGGTTTTGGGGGACACGTGAAGTATTTCTGAGGAGAGGTAACGTATTTCTGGGTTTATATGTTCAGCGAACACGCTggcaggaggaaaggctgagggagctggggctctggagctggagaagaggagactgaggggggactcattcatgttcacagagatctaaaggggcagtgtcaggaggatggagccaggctcttctcggtgacaaccagtgacaggacaaggggcaatgggttcaaactggaacacaagaggttccacttaaatttgagaagaaacttgtttgtggtgagggtgtcagagcctggcccaggctgcccagggaggttgtggagtctccttctctgcagacattcaaacccgcctggacaccttcctgtggaacctcagctgggtgttcctgctccatggggggattgcactggatgagctttccagggcccttcaacccctgacatcctggggttcTCTGAAGTGTTCCCTGGGCGGGCGGAAGTGGAGGCGgtgccgccgccatcttggcgcTGCCCAAGggccgccgccagggggcgccgctgCTGCTGGGCCGGGCAgcgccaagatggcggcggcgcggTTGGTCTgcgcggcggcggggctgggcggcCGGTAGGTGACCGCGGGGCTCGCTCCGCTTCTCGCTGCCCGTGCCTGGAGGAGGGAGCCCGGCTCTTTCCCGGCGGGATTTCCTTTCGCCCTTTTCCCGCGCGGCTGGGGCGGGGAGAGGGCGGCTGTGTCGCAGCGAGCGGCACCGCAACCTCCGGGCCGCGCCGGCCTCTCCTCGCTCCTCCCCGTTCCTTCCCCGCTGTAGCAGCGCGAACAAAGAGAAGTTACTTCTCCTCCTAACACGCGGGCACCGAGAGGGTGTTTCCTGCCCCAACCCCATTATAACAGCGTTAATTGCCTCgacacgggtgctgagggaccattcactgaggagtgagggatggattagaagggggtggtcagtaggtcagagaggttctcctgcccctctgctctgccctggggagaccacacctggaatattgtgtccagttgtggcccctcagctccagaaggacagggaactgctgcagagagtccagcgcagccaccaagatgctgaagggagtggagcatctcccgtgtgaggaaaggctgagggagctggggctctggagctggagaagaggagactgaggggtgacctcattcatgttcacagagatctaaaggggcagtgtcaggaggatggagccaggctcttctcggtgacaaccagtgacaggacaaggggcaatgggtgcaaactggaacagaggaggttccacttaaatttgagaagaaacttgtttgtggtgagggtgtcagagcctggcccaggctgcccagggaggctgtggaggctccttctctgcagacattcaaacccgcctggaccccttcctgtggaacctcagctgggtgttcctgctccatgggggattgcactggatgagctttccagggcccttccaactcctcacattctgggattctgtgtgaaattCCCCCACATGTGTGTAGGATCATGTCATGAGGGGCTGTGAACTCCCCCAGCACACACCTGTGCTCAGGGCTGAGCAATGAGGGGAAATTCCCCTTTAGAGTGGGGAAAGATGGTGCAATAAGGGGAAATTCAATGGGCCGAGTGGTGGTGGGTGAACCTGCCCCACTCTGTGGGCTATAAAATGGCCTATAAATGGATTATAATCTCTGTTCTCCAAAGCTAAATGGAGAAAGAAGAACTTTGCTCTTGGGGACCTTCCTCACAGTTCCCCTTGTGGTTTCTATACCTGTTACCAAGATCACAACAGTATGTAAATAACATGATGTAGACGTTTCTGTGCTGGTGGCCCCTTCACAGTGGGGAGGCCCCCCCTATTTTCACCGCTAATGCCAATTATGTGACCAGTATGGAGCCTCTTTTTAACTGCTCCGGTTTCATTCTGGAACAGTACTTGTATAGGAATATACTGAATTTCCTTAGTCCCCGAAGGGAAGAAATACACAGAGGTGAACAGGGCTGAGGTACGTGTAGTTAACAGAGTTTTTATCTTTTATCCAAATATTGCcctggtatttttttcttgtacGATTTGGTTGTGCAAGAGCAGCTGATGCATTACAAGTGAGAGCCTGATGTTGGACCAGCTAAACCTGCTGAGCAGAGGAGAAAATGTTGGCCCTGGTTTAGTCTCAGGTGCCTGAGGCCGGATCCATCGCAGCTCTCTGTAATCTTCTGAAAATTGGGCATTTAGTCCAAGCTAGATTTCCAGGTGCTGTCCAAAGGACGATAAAGCTCCCTTGGGGTGATTTTGTTCTGTTGCAGGTAAGTAAGGTGCTTTGCTTGCCTTTAGTAACTCTGAAAGAGCCTAGATGATTTTTTTAGGTGGCTGAAATTGAAGACTTACGTCTATTTTGTCATGAAATGAGAGACGGGGAGCTCTGAAAAGGGGAAGAAATGAGGGATATTTTGTAATTTGCAAATTGTGACTAAAACGCTCTTTCTCTAGGCTCTGTCGTACGATGTTAAAGGATCATAACTTGACAGCGCAACGGTCTTTGCGCCAACTTGCACCAAAGAAACCATTGCTCCCGCCTGCAATATGGCATAACGCAGGTAAATACTGGCTGAAAATGAGAAGATGAGCATTGTGAGTTTGTATGTCTTGCGCTAATAATGAAAATCTGAGCATGATAACATTTCCTAGGCGGTTTTTGATGAAGCACATTTGGAGCTTGGGGAGAAGATGTGGGTGGCTCCCTGGGCACCATTATACGCGTTTTTTCTGTGTCATTTAGCTGTTGAGACTTCGAAGGGGCTTTGTTAGTGCAAAATATTATTGGGGTTTGCCACCTTTCTTAGTGTAGATGGGCTTGTGTTCCCTTCTGTGCCGCTTCAGCTGCTGAGGTGAAATCACTGCCCGCTCACACAACCCAGCGCCAATGGCAAAGCCTTTCATTCTTAGAGCtgccatatatatgtatatatattttaaactttCCTCCTCTTGAACATGCAGCTGTGTATGGTGCATTAATAGCATTCTCCATTAATATTATCTGCAACTTGGTATAACCCTGGCAACACAATGTGGCCAAATCCTCTCTGTCCAGCACCGGTTTTGTGTTTCAGTTGTGATCCCCAGGCCCTGACGAGGGCCTCGTGTGTTACCCGGTCCTTCCCTCGAGCAGGTGGTGGAAGGGTCACGAGCAGCATCCGCAGCGCTCACGAAAAGCAATTATATAGGTGTTTGATGTAAATACAGCCCGCTAGCAGGGACTGAATAATAAATTCCAATGCAATTACTCACAGCTGTGCAAAGAGCTCTCCAGGTTGATTAGTGATGGAAAAACCTGCCCTTAGGACGGCAGGTGACGCTTTGGGAAGAAATGGGTTGTTGTTCCACCCCTCAGGACCAGCTGACTgtttcttgcttgcttgggtttaTTCTTTTTGTGTTAAAGtattttcatgccttttttttttttttaagtaaaaatgtaGCGTGTGCCATTGTGTATGTTCAGCTCAAATGGGTTGGTACCATAACAAAGTCACAATTCGGCAATTTATAAACAGTGTGATTTGTCATCTAATACGAGGGAGTCACGGGCAAAGCGGCAGTTTACAGAAATCAATATATCAGCTCTTTTTGCTGCTTTAAATCCCTCTGTTGCGTATTTTTTGAAGTTATGTGGGGTTGTTTCTTAGGTGTAATTTGGGTTTAAAATTCgtttttctttcctgaatgtTTGTATCTCATCGTGTTACTTGATATTCAGGGAGAGTTAGAAGGAAGGAGAACTAGAAGGAGAATTGGAACATGGGAAACTGTCCCCGACTGATGTTCAGCTTCAGTGGAACCGCAGGCATGCGCTGCATGGATGTATCTACACTATTAAATACACAGTCTTAAATCCTCATAGCTTCTGTGTATCATCAGGAGGGTTAGTAAAAGAAATCGGGATCCTTGACTTTCATTTAAGCTGATACGgtttcattcttttattttccagtaagAGGCATGTTCATTCAAACTCAGGACACGCCAAATCCAAACAGCTTGAAGTTTATTCCGGGGAAGCAAGTGCTGGAATCGAGGACTATGGAGTTTTCCACACCAGCTGCAGCGTTTTGCTCGCCCTTAGCAAGGTATCACTGAACACATCCTCATTTGTTGGGGGATCACTGTGGGCTGTGTGTCTACAACTGATGTTTTTAAGCACGGCTGCTGATCGCTCTGCTCCTCCTTAAACGCACCAACTGCTCCCGAGTATAGGTTTTTAACACTGCTTTACTTGTGCATAAAATTAAAGCTGGGAAGGTGGTTACCaagttgtttttctgtgtgtctggGTGCTCCACGGCTGTGTTGCACCACAATGCGTCTCATTGATGCAACTGGGTTATAAATCAGTGTTCTTGAACAGTTGCTGCATGGCCGGTGAGACCTCTAGCCCTGATCTTGCAAAATCAGTTTTAATTCAAGTAGTTACTCGGAGATCACGCGACTTTTCGGAATTGGGAAAGATGGTGTAAGGGAGTAAATAGTCCCCAAATACTACAAATTAAATGTAGTAGTTTGCTTGCTTGGGCAGATGTTGGCGCTCACCTGAACTTCAAAGCCTGATGGATTTTTCCTTCACGAAAGGTTTAGGATGTCTGGGTGGATCCTCTTTCAGGATCTATAACGAGCCTCTGGAGTTGCAGCTTTCAATGCCAATATGCATAATCTGggacctatattattcaatatattcatcagtgatttggatgagggaatagagtgactgtcagcaagtttgctggtgacaccaagctgggaggagtggtgacactggaagctgtgctgccatcagagacctggacaggctggagagctgggcagggaaaaattgaatgaaatagaacaagggcaagtggagagtcttgaatctgggcaggaacaaccccaggttccagtgtaagttggggaatgagctattagagagcagtgtaggggaaagggagctgggggtcctggggacagcagggtgaccatgagccagcactgggcccttgtggccaggaaggccaatggtacctggggtgggttagaagggggtggtcagtaggtcagagaggttctcctgcccctctgctctgccctggggagaccacacctggaatattgtgtccagttgtggcccctcagctccagaaggacagggaactgctgcagagagtccagcgcagccaccaagatgctgaagggagtggagcatctcccgtgtgaggaaaggctgagggagctggggctctggagctggagaagaggagactgaggggggacctcattcatgtttacagagatctaaaggggcagtgtcaggaggatggagccaggctcttctcggtgacaaccagtgataggacaaggggcaatgggtgcaaactggaacacaagaggttccacttaaatttgagaagcaacttgtttggggtgagggtggcagagcctggcccaggctgcccagggaggctgtggagtctccttctctgcagacattcaaacccgcctggacaccttcctgtggaacctcagctgggtgttcctgctccatgggggattgcactggatgagctttccaggtcccttccaacccctcacattctgggattctgtgtgattctctgAGTAAGAGTCACTGAGCAGATAGTGGATTTACATCATCTTGGTGCAGAAGGGGCTCGGAACGCCATCACAAGCCTCTGGGAATACTGGGAAGcgcattttttgtgtgtttgtcgtTGCTTTCACACCAGCCTCTGAAAATAAACTTTATGTGGATGAAAGGGCTTCAATTTGAGGGTGAGATCCAGAAATGCTGCCGTTAGTACCTCCAGAGACCCCTGTTTAAGTCATCTGGTGTCTGTCGGAAGAATTGTATGAAaagtaccctgtttccctgaaaataagccctaccccaaaaataacccCAGCATGATTttccaggatttttgaggatgctcaaaatataagccctactccaaaaataagccctagctgcagttcatttaaaaagtcaatttaaataatgTAGCTATAAAAGTAAAAgcgtaagcatcttttggagccaaaattgtataagaccctgtcttattttcgacGAAGCAGGGGAGAAGCTGCTTCATGTGCCAGTCTCTCCAGGAACTGCAGGGTGATCAGACACACAGCTCTGACGCTTCCAACTCTGGCAGAGTTGCTTGGCAGCCAACAGGATCTTTACACGCGACGTCGTATGACTTAAAGTAATAAATACAATGTGAAATGGTTGTGAGGACGTCAGGAGGCGTCAGCGGAACGCTGGGTCGGGTTACGGAATGCAGTTCGCTGGCGGAAAGTGGCTTTTTGTTGTCGTGTGTCTGCGAGTAGACATTTTCGTCAACGCAGATGTGCGTGCTGGAATGTGAAAATAAATGACTACTAGATGGGTTGTAAATGGTCTGTAAATTCTCATTCTGCGTTTTCTGCTTGAAATATTGTCCGAAACGTGCTCTTTCCCCTCGGCTAAGTCGGTGTGCTCCTTCGGATGGGTGCTGGATGGGGCCATTTCAAGCAATTTACTGTGAATCTTAAGCCTTTACCAAATTCTCTAATTTTTCCTGTGCCATACAAATAACTCAAAATATTGCAGATTGCTCACAAAGTGCATTGGGGTGTTAAAGCCTTGGGGGCTGCTCAGCACTAATCCTTTTATTTAATGGCAACGGAATCAAAGGCAGGTTTTTGTTGAGCTCAGTTACTTTAAATAATTTGCTTTAACCTAAAGAGCATTCCCTGTATTTGCACTAGTCCTACCTGAAACAACAGCTACCGACTGGTTTTGATGCCGATCCAGTACATTTTTATATACAGGATTTAATTTGGCCTTCAAATTAAAACTGGAGGGCGAGTTACTCTTTCCCACACCCTGTGGAGAAGGCCTGTAAGGTGTGTTTGGTTTTACTACGCCCACAGCAGGATCTCCTGGCTCTTACTAAGCTGTAACTCAGCGTTCCTCATCATGGTTCTGTTTTTAGTGCTTATTTTTGTCTAGAAATGTATTCTACGACTTTTTCTCAGTGACAGATTAACTAAATCTTTAGGAGTTTACTTGAAATATATACGcatttgggggttgttttgtttgttttcctgacagACAGTTGTTCAGAGTTGAAGGAGTGAAAAGTGTTTTCTTTGGACCAGACTTCATCACCATCACCAAGGTAAGCAGGACCGAGATCCAGATGTACTGAAAGACAAAGAGTTTCTAAAGTACTgagtggtggacagcagggtgagcatgagccagcactgggcccctgtggccaggaaggccaatggtacctggggtgggttagaagggggtggtcagtaggtcagagaggttctcctgcccctctgctctgccctggggagaccacacctggaatattgtgtccagttgtggcccctcagctccagaaggacagggaactgctgcagagagtccagcgcagccaccaagatgctgaagggagtggagcatctcccgtgtgaggaaaggctgagggagctggggctctggagctggagaagaggagactgagaggggacctcattcatgtttacagagatctaaaggggcagtgtcaggaggatggagccaggctcttctgggtgacaaccagtgataggacaaggggtaatgggttcaaactgaaacacaggaggttccacttaaatttgagaagaaacttcttcccggtgagggtgtcagagcctggcccaggctgcccagggaggttgtggagtctccttctctgcagacattcaaacccgcctggacaccttcctgtggaacctcagctgggtgttcctgctccatggggggattgctctggatgagctttccaggtcccttccaacccctgacatccagGGATTCTGTGAAAGACCCAGAGTTTCAAAAAGATGAGCTGAGATGGAGCTGCCTGGTAGGTGCCCATAGGGGAGATCCAGTCAGACTCTTGGACACGTGTAGTTAAAGTACCAGAGGTGATGTTCACAAGCGGCATGGAGGGAATTGCCTTTAATAGAAAAAGTAATCCTAAAGTGTGGGTAAGCACTGGGGTGGGTAGCACAGAGAAGCTGCAGGTTCTGGAGCGGTTCCACAGGGACGGACGCACGGACAGGCGGGTGTGCGAGCGAGACGGAGCTCATTGCGGGTGGGGTTGTGCTTGCACAAGGTGTGGAGCTCGTGGCAGCAGAGATAAGATAACGCGTCCACTCGCACTGCGGGAAATGCCGCGAATGAGAATTTGGCTCAAAATGAAATGGAACCGAACGATCTTGAGGATCTGAAAATTTGGGAAAAATACGTTGCAAATAATGTGTTTAAGAGGCTTCTTTTTCACCTCATTTTGGGTAATATTTTAATAGCGCTCGGCTTGCAAACGAGGAGAACTTTCTGTGGACTATTTTAAGTAGAGTCTTGATGAACTTTTTAGGCAAAGTTGGACTTGACGAAACGAGGAGATCAAATCCACGCATCAAACATGGGAGCCTATTATATTTTTGGAACGTAAGAAGAATCTCTGCGTAACTTCTTATTAGGAGGCACATACTctggttttattcttttattttttcttctgattctCGTAGGAGAGTGAAGATCTGGACTGGAACTTATTGAAACCAGATATTTATGCAACCATAATGGATTTCTTTGCCTCTGGGTTACCTGTGGTTACTGACGAGGCGCCTCGGACAGACACGGGTAAATCAAACTCCTCAGGCCCAGGCCGGTGACTGCCATGGAGCGCAGTGTCTGTTATTTCCCTCCTTGAATCAAAAAAGAACGCTC
This DNA window, taken from Patagioenas fasciata isolate bPatFas1 chromosome 26, bPatFas1.hap1, whole genome shotgun sequence, encodes the following:
- the NFU1 gene encoding NFU1 iron-sulfur cluster scaffold homolog, mitochondrial, with translation MAAARLVCAAAGLGGRLCRTMLKDHNLTAQRSLRQLAPKKPLLPPAIWHNAVRGMFIQTQDTPNPNSLKFIPGKQVLESRTMEFSTPAAAFCSPLARQLFRVEGVKSVFFGPDFITITKESEDLDWNLLKPDIYATIMDFFASGLPVVTDEAPRTDTAASEDDDEVVLMIKELLDTRIRPTVQEDGGDVIYKGFEDGIVQLKLQGSCTSCPSSIITLKNGIQNMLQFYIPEVEGVEQVIDDDDVEKEANST